The Streptococcus iniae genome contains the following window.
TTCTTAATATCAATAATGTTTGTCATGCTCTTAGACCTTCTCTCTTTTATTTCTCGAGACGACACCCTTGATAAGAATTACGCCTCTGCATTTCTTTATCTATAGCATTTAGCACTTCCCACTTCTTTAAACTCCACATGGGCCCAATCAGCACGTCTCTTGGTGCATCACCTGTAATGCGATGAATAACAATATCTTTTGGAATAATTTCTAATTGATCACAAATAATAGAGACATAGTCTTCTTGGCTTAATAATTGCAACCGCCCCTCATGATAATCTCTTTGCATGCGTGTGTTTGTCATCAAGTGTAAAAGATGCAACTTGATGCCTTGAATAGCATTATCTGTGACGCAACGCCGAACATTTTCTAACATCATCTCATGGGTCTCTCCAGGAAGACCATTAATCAAATGCGATACAATATCAATTTTAGGGAACTTACGAAGACGTTTGACCGTTTCCTTGTAGAGGTCATACGAGTGCGCTCTATTAATTATGCGTGAGGTTTCTTCAAAGGTTGTTTGAAGTCCTAACTCAACTGTAACATGCATCCGCTCAGATAATTCAGCCAAATAAGCAATAGTCTCATCAGGTAAACAGTCTGGCCGAGTACCTATATTAATTCCAACCACGCCAGGTTCATTAATAGCTTGTTCATAACGTTGTCGAATCACCTCAACAGTGTCATGAGTATTGGTAAAATTTTGAAAATAAACCAAATACTGATTGACGTCTGGCCATTTACGGTGCATAAAATCAATTTCTTTATAAAATTGCTCCCTAATTGGAGCATCAGGCGCTACAATAGCATCTCCTGATCCTGAAACCGTACAAAAGGTACACCCACCATGTGCCACAGTTCCATCACGGTTAGGACAGTCAAATCCAGCATCAATAGGCACTTTAAAAATTTTTTGACCAAATAGCTTTCGATAGTAATCATTTAGAGTCTGGTATCGTTTTTTCATACTTCTTATTTTAACACAATAAAAAAAGGAAAAACGCTCTTTCGATGATTTTTCCTCACTTATAATTCCTTACTGCTGTTTTGAATGAAATCGCCACTCAAATCGTTTTTTGAGATAATAGGGATAAATTAAATTTAAAATGCCATAACCCAAAACAAAACCAGCAAAAACATCTGATGGATAATGCACGCCCAAATAGATTCTCGACAAGCCTATTAATAAAATAAGAAAACCTAGAATTAACTGCATCGAATACTTCAAAAAACCATGTTTGACCCGATCATGGATGATGATAATAAGTGATCCTAAGATTAAAAAACTACCTAAGGAATGACCACTTGGAAAGGAGAAGCCACCAGCATGAACTAAATGTTCTAAATCTGGTCTGATACGTTGATAAACCTGTTTGAATGCAACAATTAAAATACCTGCTATAGCACCATTAATCAGCACCAACAAGGCCTCTATTTTCCATTTTTTTATGTAGAAAATAGCTGCGAATAAAAAAACAAGAATAAATTGCGTCAGCACATTTCCCATAACAGTTATGGCCTTAAACATACTTGTTAAGTGACTTGGCAACTGTCCTCGCACAGCATTTTGAACATAACTATCAAACCCATGCAAGGTATTGGGATAAAACTGGACAGTATAGCCAATCATAACAAAAATCAGGAAAGCAAATGATGACTTGAGTAAATAATGTTGTTTGTTTGTCATTTAAATGGTATATCTTTCTATTATTGGTCTGCAAGCAAAGTAAATGAAATAAAATGAAAGTGCAAAAGCTAGACCTTCAACAAGATTAAAGGGAATAACCATTGAAACCATGTATTTGGTTAAACCAATATAAGCTGAAATATCAAAATTTGCAAACTTAGCATACAAAGGAACGGCATAAAAATAGTTCAATAACACCATAACAAGGGTTAAAGAAAGCGTTCCTAAAACACTAGCAAAAACAAATTGACCTCTATTCTTTTGGGGTTTCCAAACCAAGGCAAATAAGGTAACAAAGGTTGCTAGTGCAATGATATTCATTGGTAAACCAATAAAATCATTAATGCCACTGTTATTGAGAATCAATTTGAGAAGTGACCGCAATATAAGAATCAAGTAAGCGTGCTTAAGGTCAATCAAAACCAGTCCCAACAAAACAGGGATAATACTAAATTCAATCTTAAGGAAACTTGCTCCTGGAATGATTGAAAAGCTAAAAAACATCAGGATAAAGGATAAGGCTGATAAAATTGCAACCATTACCAAACGATGTGTTTTTGACATAAAAAAGTTCCTCCAATTTTTTCAAATTGAAAGAAGTTCCTTCGTAGTTGAGTACACTAAAAAAGCAACTCAAAAAACCCGGTCTTCTCTCATCCAGACTTTACTGTCGGTTGTGGAGTTTCACCACATCAGCTTGCGCTCGCGGACTTCTATTTCTAGTCACCGCCGGTCGGGAATTACACCCTGCCCTGAAGACACTTATAGGATATCAAAAAAATCTTTTATTAGCAAGGTTTTGCCCTTAGTAAAGACTACAAAAAAAAGATTAAAACCATTGTGTTTCAATCCATCTTAATATTTCCTTATTTTAATTTGTCATTGTCGTAATGATGACTTAATTCTAAGCCTTGAAATTCTTGCTGTCTTAAGGCTTCATAAACAATCATGCAGACTGTGTTAGACACATTAAGGCTTCTGACATGTTCATCATTCATTGGTATTCGTAAGACTTCTTTTTCATGTGAACGCATAAAGTCTTCTGGTAAGCCTTTGTCCTCACGGCCAAAAATAAAATAATGATCATCCTCATCTGCAAAATTTTCTTGGCTATAGGTTTTTTCAGCGAATTTACTAATTAGATGTAGTTTCCCCTGACAATTTGCTAAGAATTCTTCTAAATTCTCATAAAAACGGACATCTAATTTATCCCAATAATCAAGACCAGCTCGCTTCATTTTACGATCATCAATTGGAAATCCCATAGGTTTAATAATGTGTAACGGAGCATTTGTAGCAGCACATGTTCTTGCAATATTTCCTGTATTTTGTGGAATTTGAGGTTCAAATAAAACCACATGGTTCTTACTATCAGCTTCTCTATACTTGTTTTTTTCAATATCAACTGTCATTGTCAAATCCATTTCTTAAATCATAAAAAACCACACTGCCCGGAGTCACGCTCAGCAAACAATGTGGTTGATGGTGATTCATTAACTTAAATCATAACAGGTTTGATTTAAACCAACGAATGCTTATTTGTTATTATATCACTTTGAAAGGCATTGTCAATTGTTTTAGCTGATAATATCACATAATCTCAGCTTTTTTTGTGTCTTTTTAAGGTAAACTTATCAGGTACCGGATCTTCTCCCCCCTCAACAAAAGGATGACACCTTAAAATCCTAGCAATTCCCATTAATAGCCCTTTTAAACCATGCTTTTCAAGGGCCATAATCATATAAGTTGAACAGGTCGGTCGATAACGACAAGTCCCTGGAAAAAGTGGTGATATTGACTTCTGATAAACTTTGACTAGCCAAATAAGTAGATTCTTTATCATCTATCTGTTGTTGCAAGATTGTGCAGTTGACTAACTTCTTTTTTAGACAGACGGCGAGCTTCACCTGGCCTTAAACCAGTTAAATCTAATGTGCCAAAACGCGTCCGTGATAATTTATCAACTAAAAGACCAACAGATTCAAACATCTTTTTAACCTGATGATTTCGTCCCTCATGAATCGTTAGTTCAACAATTGATCTATTCTTATCAGCTTCCACACGGATAATATTGTACCGAGCCGGTTTCGTCTTTTTACCATCAATGACCACACCACGGGTTAACGGACGAAGATTTTCTTTCGTTGCAATCCCTTTTACACGGGCAAGATAAACCTTATCAACTTCATTACGAGGGTGGATCAATTTATCTGTAAAATCACCATCATTTGTCAAGATTAGTAAACCAGAAGTATCCCAATCCAAACGTCCTACAGGATAAATACGCTCTTTAACTTGTGGCAATAACTCAATAACTGTCTTACGGCCTTTATCATCTGAAACACTTGAAATCACACCACGAGGTTTATTGAGCAAATAATAAACTTTTTCCTCATTATAAATTGGGCTTCCTTCAACTTCAACCACATCACCAGACTTAACTAATGTTGCTAATTCTCTTACCACTTGACCATTTAATGTAACCAAACCTTGTTTAATTAATTCTTCGGCTTTACGACGGCTTGCAACACCGGCATGTGCAATGTACTTGTTAATTCTCATTTTTTCTCTTTCCTATCCATTCTTAGTTGGATTAATCATTATTGTTAAATAATGCAACTTCTTGATCTTCAATTTGCAAGGATGAAACATTAATCAATTCATCCAAGTGATTGATTCCCATATAATCCAAAAAGTAATCACTGGTTGCATATAAATTAGGACGACCAATAACATCTTTTTTGCCTGCTTCTTTAACTAAATCAAAAGCAATTAATTTACTCAAAGCGCCACTGGAATTAACACCACGAATATCATCTATCTCAACTCTTGTAATGGGTTGCTTATAAGCTACAATTGATAACACTTCTAAGCTTGCTCTTGACAAACTTTGATTGATTGGTGTTTTAGCATAAACTCTTAAAAGGTCTGCATAGGCTTCTTTTGTCACCAATTTATAAGTTTGAGATGATTCAATTAAACATAACGCTGACGCATCATCATCTGCATATTTTTCTGATAATTTTTCTAACTGCTGTTGTAAAGCTGTTGGGGTCAACGACAAGAGGGTTGCTAAATTACGGACACTCAACCCCTCTTCTCCAGCTACAAATAAAAGTGCTTCAATCTGAGACAAATAGCTCATCAGGATTCCTTTCTCAATATAATGTCGGCAAAATTATAATCCTGCTCAACTGTAACAAATTGAACCTTGATTAATTCTAGAGTGGCCAAAAACAAGGTAATGACCTCATTAATATTAGAACATTCCTTAAAGACGTCCGTTAAAGGTAAAAGCTTTTGATGCTCCAATTTACTTTCAAGATGTTTCATCATGTCTTCAATACGGTAGTCTTCTCTTTCAATAACAGTGTGAGTGTTCTTAAATTCTTCTTGCTTAACAGTCATGATTTTTGAAAAGGCTAAAAACAAATCCATAACAGAGGTATCTGTTTTCAGTTTAATGTCTTCAAAAATAAGTTCTTGCTTGGGCTTTGAAAAATAAAGGGCCCGTTGCTCATGTTGCTTGGCTAAATCCTGACTCAACTCTTTAAAACGACTATATTCTTCAATTTTACTTAAAAGGTCTATTTCAGGATCTGTCTCATCAGGTTCAGCTTCAACCATTTTTGGCAAGAGTCTACGACTTTTGATAAGCATTAATTGACTAGCCATCAGCATGTAGTCTCCTGCCACTTCAAGTTTCATGGCTTGTAAGGTTTCAATATAAGCCAAATATTGTTCAATAACCTCAACAATAGGAACTTCATAAATGTCAACCTGATATTTTGAAACCAGATGCAAGAGTAAATCAAGCGGCCCTTCAAAATCTTTAATTTTTATATCCATTAATGTCTGTAATACTTTTCTAGTGTTATTGGGCTTTTTAGGCCAAGAATCTGACTTAATTCAAGCATTGATTTTCCAGCATTTTTTTCTTTTATAATAAACTGTTCACGCAGTTTTTGCGCAGACAAATCAGCCAAATTGAGTGATTCCAAAAATTGACGCAATTTATTAAAATACCATTGTCTTGAAAAAACGTGATCCATATGATCAAACAAATAGGTATGTGATGCATCCAAGATATTTTCAAGATAGGGGATCATTTGGGATGGCAATGGCAAAACCCTCACGTTTTTATGATTTCTAATCGTCAAAACCTGAAAATTTAAATCAAAATCTGTTACTTTTAAGTTTGCCATTTCATTTGGTAAAAGTCCCAACTCCAATATCAATAGTGCAATCAATTGTCCTTCTTGATAGGGCGATTCTTGATAACATAATGTGCTATCCAACTCAGCAGGACACTGAGAGTCACTCACAAGTTTTATTTTTTCTGTTAGCTTTAAATAATCAGGATAATAATGCTTCTGATAAAGAAAGAGTAAAAATTGATTGACCGTTGAATATTTCCTTTTTTTAGCTGACAAACTAAGAGGTGCCATTTTTTTCTGATAAAGAAGCAACTTGTCATCAGATAATTTATGTGAAATGGTCTCTAAAAATTGGTTTAAATCGTAACGATAAGCTTTTTCGGTATTTTCAGATAGGTTTTTTTCTTTTAAAAACAAGTCAATTAATTCAATCATTTTTAGCCACAATTGTATAATCTTCTGTAAAATCATGTAATAGACTATTTACAGCCTTTAAAATTGATTTTCGCGTAATAATACCAATAAACTGATTGTTAGCATTAACCACAGGCAAAAATGGAAATTCAACTAACTTATGCATGATTAAGGTCAAACTTGACTCAACTGATATGGCATCAATTTTAGTATTGACCATATTACCAATATCCGTCTGATTCATTTCCCAATCAGTCAACTGGTGTTTAGCCTGATAATTCATGATATCAGAAATACTAATGGTTCCTTTGTATTCCTTATCTTTCGTAATAACAGGAACCCTTGAAAAACCATTACTGACTAACAATAACATAACATGATCTGAATTATGAGTATCAATGAAAATAGCCAAATCATCTGCTGGGATGAGGTAACTGTCTAAGTGTTGAAGGATAAAGCTTTCAAATTCTTTTGCAATCATCGGTTAAATTCCTTAGTTAATGAGGGATAAAGCTCATGGTTTCGGTTGAAAAACTCTACTTTTATGCTATCAGTTGACAGTTGAATACGCGCATATAAGGTTTCATTGACGTCACCACGTGGTTGAGAAACACTGCCTGGGTTGACAAAAATCGTTTGCCCAAGTTTCCAGGCAGCCGGACGATGCAAATGCCCATAAAGGCATAAAGTGGCGCTTTTTTCTTGAGCAAAATAATCTAACCTGTCCCAAGTGAAATTGATTTGGTATAAATGACCGTGTGTTTGTGCGATAATATCTCCATCCAAATCAATCACTAAATCATCACAATAAGCACTGTCGTAATCACAATTGCCTCCAACTACATGAATACCTTGCCAGATAGGATCTGAAGCTTGCAGTTCAGAATCCCCATTATGGAAAATGGCATCAACTTGCCCTTCATATTTTCCCTTAATTGCTGCAACAATATCTCGGTCACCGTGCGAATCACTCATTACAATGATAGTTTTGCTTGCCATTTTGGAAATACCTCTACTAATTTTTTAACAGCCTGCCCTCTATGTGATAGAGCATTCTTTTCTTGAGAACTGAGTTCTGCTGAATGTTTACCTGTTTCACCCACAATAAAAAGTGGGTCGTAACCAAAGCCATTTTCTCCTTTAGGTTGAAAAGCAATATACCCTGGCCAGTCAGCTTCAACAACTAAGCTATCACAATCTGGAGCAGCCACTACCAAAGTCGTATGAAACTGCGCTGAGCGATCTTTCTGTTCAAAAACCATTGAAAGTTCATGTAAGAGTTTAGCATTATTCTTTTCATCTGTAGCATCAGGTCCTGAAAAACGAGCTGACCAAACACCTGGTAACCCCCCCAATATATCAACTTTTAAACCAGAATCATCCGCAAGAACCATCTTTCCAGTTAATTTTGAAATGCTTTCAGCTTTTAAACGTGCATTTTCTTCAAAAGTCGTTCCAGTTTCTTTTACTTCTGGAAGTTCTGGGTAAGCATTCAAGTCTTCCACCTCATAGCCCAAAGGTGCAAACAAGGCTTTAAATTCTTCTGTTTTTCCCTTATTATGTGTTGCCACCAAAAGTTTTTTAGGAGCTGTTGATGCTATGTCTGAAAATAAGTCTGATTCCTTAAGGCCATCTTTTGGTAAGATTACTGCTCGGACTTTACTTCCGTCACTAATTAAGATGGCACCATTATGTCTGCGAGCAAGAAGATGACTGCTCGTTTCTTGATTAATCATATCAAGAACAAAAGAAATCAGAGAAAAATCTGAACTTTTCTTGATGACAGTTATTGCGTAACCAAAGTTATCCCAATCTTGTTCTTCAATCGTATTTGTATTCAACTGAGAGAGCACTTGATTAAGTCTTGCCAAATCCTCATTAATCAGATTGCCAACTTCCTCTATGCTATTATACCCATTCCACTTGCCTACAAACCAATTGTCATTATCTTTAAATTCATAAATTTTTTCACTCATAGGTCAATATGCTCCACATCTATTTTTTCATCTAGCCAATGACTAGCAATTGCTTGAAAACTCTCTCCACTTGCGGTTGTATAAAAGTGATGTTCTTCCTTTAAAACGTGTCTACTTGAATTAATCTGAAAATAATTAAGTAAAACAGAAATATCTCGAACACATTCTGCTCCACTATCAATTAGGGTGACTTGCGGCCCCATAACATTTTGAATAATTGGTCTTAACAACGGGTAATGCGTACACCCTAAAACAAGGGTATCAACTTTACCTACTAAAGGGGCTAAGGTTTCATAAACTACTTTTTTAGCCACACTAGATTGTGTCTCATTAGACTCCACAATAGGGACAAACTTAGGACAGGCTAAGCTTTTCACTGCCACTTGTGGGGCTAAGAGTTGGATTTTTTTCCGGTAAATATCTGAGTTAACCGTCATTGGTGTGCCAATAACGCCAACTTTCCCATTTTTGGTTGATTTAATAGCTGCGCTTGATCCCGGTAATATAACCCCTAAAACGGGAATTGAAAGGGCTTCTTTGACTTCTTCCCAAGCTACAGCAGTTGCTGTATTGCAGGCAAAGACAATCATTTTAACGTCTTTTGTCAATAAAAAATTAACCAATTCCCAGGTGTATTCTCTTATTTGCTCGGCAGGTCTTGGACCATATGGAGCTCTGGCAGAATCACCAATATAGACAATATTTTCATAGGGGAGCTGCCGCATCAATTCACGGACAACTGTTAGTCCTCCTACTCCTGAATCTAAAAAACCAATTGGTCTATTATCCATGAAAACTTCTTCCTATTTGATATAAAAAACTCAGTTGGTAGGAGCCAACTGAGTTTTGCTTTGAACCCTGAACAGTTGACAACTCTAATCGAAAGGATAAAAGTAGGTTTACTTCTACTATCACTGACTGTTCACTTGAATGCATTAAAGTGAAGCATTTGCTCACTTCAAATTAAGGGATTATTTTCCTTTAGCTGTAGCAGCCTTAGATTGTTTAACAATGTTGCGATATGTTTGTTGAATTTTGGCTTCACTAGGTTTTTGACCCATTTGACTCATCATTTCACGGATAGCTTCTGGAGTTAAACGTGGGTGCTCGCCAATTTCTTTTTCAATTTGTTTACGGGCGATAAAAATGCCTCCAAAAAGACCTGCAGCAAGAGCCAAAATAATAAGTAAAATCCAAATAGTTGTAGACATAGATATATAATTCTCCTAGTTTTTTATTCTATTTATTATACCAAAAAATGCTTGTTTTTACAAATAACAGTCGTATTTCTTTAGCCTTGTTTTTAGAGAAAGCAATTCCTTAAAAATCAAACCCTCTAATCGTTGCAAAATAATCTTCTGGCTCTTCAGCTCTTCTAATCAAGCGTACATCACCTGACTCTTCAAGAAGAATTTCAGCAGACCTCAAACGACCATTATACTGATAGCCCATTGAAAAACCATGTGCTCCCGTATCGTGAATGACAAGCAAATCACCAACCCTGGCTTGAGGTAAAAGCCGGTCCTTAGCAAATTTATCATTATTCTCACAAAGAGAACCAACAACATCAACTTTTTCCAGGTCACCTCTAGGATTTGACAGGTTTGTAATATGGTGATAAGAACCATACATAGCTGGTCTCAACAAATTAACTGCCGATGCATCAACACCAACATAGTCCTTATAAGTTTTCTTACGGTGCAGCACTTTAGTCACCAAATGACCATGTGGGGCAAGCATAAAGCGACCAAGCTCTGTATAGATCGCTAATTCACCCAAGCCTTTTGGTAGTAAAATCTCATTAAAAGCTGCCTCTACACCCTTACCAATGATTGCAATAGCGTTAGCTTTTTCTTCTGGACGATAGTTGACACCAATACCACCCGATAAATTAACAAAAGCTAGGGAAATCCCCAATTTCTCCTTGATTTCCACCGTTAAAGCAAATAAGTCTCTGGCAAGCTGCGGGTAATAATCATTTGTAACTGTATTGGAGGCAAGAAATGAATGAATCCCAAATTCTTCCACACCAGCTGCCTGTAAATCTTGTAATCCTTGGAAAAGCTGCTCTTTTGTCATTCCAAACTTAGATTCTGCCGGATGGTCCATAATAGTCGTCCCTAAAGAAAATACACCTCCTGGGTTATAACGTAAAGACAATCGTTTAGGTAAGGGCATTGATTCTTGTAAAAAAGCAATTTGTTCATAAGCATCTAAATTTATTGTCGCACCAATGCTTTTAGCATACTGGTATTCCCTTGCAGGCGTATTATTAGAGGAAAACATAATATCAGTAAAACCCAATTCTTGTGCCATCATTAATTCAACTTCCGTTGCACAATCCAAACCACAATTTTCCTCTTTTAGTATTTTTAAGATTGCTGGGGTAGGGGTCGCTTTCACTGCAAAGTATTCTTTAAAACCCTTATTCCAAGAAAAAGCTTGGTTTACGGCTCTGGCTTTTTCACGAATTCCCTTTTCATCGTACAGGTGAAAAGGAGTGGGATATTGTGCAACAATTTTTTCTAAGGTATTTCCAGTTACAAATGGCTCTTTCATATCTATTCTCCGAATCTTCAAAATATTAGAAGTATTATATCACAAGTCCTGATTTAAAGACACAATAAAAACTAGCCTCCCTTGAGACTAGCTAGTAACATTAGTCATTGCGACCAAAAATACGTAATAAGCTGATAAACAAGTTAATAAAATCAAGGTACAAACTTAGGGCCATTGACACCGCCCAGCCATCATTAACTTGACCATCAGTAGCTTGGTAAACACGCTTAATCATTTGATTGTCTGAAGCAATCAAACCTGAAAAAATCAAAACAGATACAATACTAATCAGATAGCTTACCGTACCACTTGCCATAAAAAGATTAACTAGACTAGCAATGATTATACCAATTAAGGCTGCCATCATAGCTTTACGAAGCCCTGACAAGTCTTTTTTAACTTTAGAGCCAATAACAGCCATTGCAAAGAATACCGCAGCTGAAGATAAAAAGGCTTGAAGCACTGTCGTTTGTGCATAAGCTGCAATGATAAAACTTAAAGTAAATCCATTTAAGGCTGAGAAAGTCAAAAAGAGCGGTAAAGCAGCTGGTGTATTTTTTTGTGCTGCGCTACTAGAGACAAAAACTAAAATCAGCTCTATAATAGTTGCCCCATAATAAACCCAAGGGTGGGCACCAATAATGCTAATTAAATTAGCCCTAAAAGGATATAACATGAGGTAAGAAACAAAGGCTGATAAGCCAATTCCCATACCTACTAGGCTATATATTTTAGCATAAAATTGATTCAATCCAGAATCCGTTCTGGTGTAAATTGCTTGATTATCCATAATTTCTCCTTTTTAACGATTGTGACTATTAAGCGTTTTACGTTTAAAGAAGCGTCTTTTTGCCCAACGCTTTCGCATTGGAGTTACAGCTTCTTTAACAGCCCAATATTTGTCAACCATAGTAACGATATAGCTTTCTTTATACCGTGGAAAGGCAACTGTTGCTCCCCACATGTGTTTTAAAATAATGTCTTCTTCTTTTTTATTCAAATCAGTCAGTTTTCTAGCATTTCTAACAGCAATCCTTGGGTGTATCCAAGCATGGCTTTTATTAAATTTTGTTACCCGCCAATCATAATAGAAAAAATCATGAAGAAGCCCACCACGAGCCGTACTTTTTGCATCCCAACCAAAACGTTTAGCCATTTTATAACTAGTGTAGGCCACATTTATAGAATGTTCCAAACGCGTGGAGTGGTGATGTTGTACGATGCCATCCAATTTTTGAAAACGCGGGTGATCAA
Protein-coding sequences here:
- a CDS encoding diaminopimelate decarboxylase is translated as MKEPFVTGNTLEKIVAQYPTPFHLYDEKGIREKARAVNQAFSWNKGFKEYFAVKATPTPAILKILKEENCGLDCATEVELMMAQELGFTDIMFSSNNTPAREYQYAKSIGATINLDAYEQIAFLQESMPLPKRLSLRYNPGGVFSLGTTIMDHPAESKFGMTKEQLFQGLQDLQAAGVEEFGIHSFLASNTVTNDYYPQLARDLFALTVEIKEKLGISLAFVNLSGGIGVNYRPEEKANAIAIIGKGVEAAFNEILLPKGLGELAIYTELGRFMLAPHGHLVTKVLHRKKTYKDYVGVDASAVNLLRPAMYGSYHHITNLSNPRGDLEKVDVVGSLCENNDKFAKDRLLPQARVGDLLVIHDTGAHGFSMGYQYNGRLRSAEILLEESGDVRLIRRAEEPEDYFATIRGFDF
- a CDS encoding Bax inhibitor-1/YccA family protein; this encodes MDNQAIYTRTDSGLNQFYAKIYSLVGMGIGLSAFVSYLMLYPFRANLISIIGAHPWVYYGATIIELILVFVSSSAAQKNTPAALPLFLTFSALNGFTLSFIIAAYAQTTVLQAFLSSAAVFFAMAVIGSKVKKDLSGLRKAMMAALIGIIIASLVNLFMASGTVSYLISIVSVLIFSGLIASDNQMIKRVYQATDGQVNDGWAVSMALSLYLDFINLFISLLRIFGRND
- a CDS encoding HD domain-containing protein — encoded protein: MKYRQDQEFMEHVGHLIDHPRFQKLDGIVQHHHSTRLEHSINVAYTSYKMAKRFGWDAKSTARGGLLHDFFYYDWRVTKFNKSHAWIHPRIAVRNARKLTDLNKKEEDIILKHMWGATVAFPRYKESYIVTMVDKYWAVKEAVTPMRKRWAKRRFFKRKTLNSHNR